The following is a genomic window from Balneolales bacterium ANBcel1.
TGCCGCCGGCCTTGGACTTTTGAAAAAAGCGATGTCAAAGCTCGGGCTTTCCGCCCGGGCCTATGACAGGATTCTGAAAGTCTCCCGAACCATAGCCGACCTGGAGGCGTCGGATGACATCCGGTCGCATCATGTGGCCGAGGCGGTGCAATACCGATCCCTTGACCGTTATCAGATGCGCTGATCAAAGCAGCAGCATGGCATCCCCAAAAGAATAAAACCGGTATTTTTGCCGGATGGCGTGGGAGTAGATTCTATGCATTTCATCCACGCCGACAAAGGCGGAGATCATCATCAGCAGGGTGCTTTTCGGCAGGTGAAAGTTGGTGATGAGTGCATCTACGGCCTGGAACCGGTATCCCGGGGTGATGAATATGTCCGTTTCCCCTTCCGTGGCAGCGAAGTTGCGGAAGCGTTGGTGCGACCCGGTACCCTGAAGAGGAGCCTTGCCGGCAGATTCACTGGCTACGGATTCCAGTACCCTGGCACTGGTAGTACCCACGGCAATAATGCGCTCCGCACTGCGAAGTCTGCCCGCCGCATCACCGGAGATGCGGTACCATTCGGAATGCATGATGTGCTCATCCAGCCGGTTCGTCTTCACGGGGGCAAAGGTGCCGAGACCGACATGAAGCGTTATTTCGGCAATGTCAATGGACTTGCCGGAGAGAGCATCAAACACGCGATCTGTAAAATGGAGTCCGGCTGTTGGAGCGGCTTTGCTTCCGTCATCACGGGCAAAAATAGTCTGGTAACGCTCGGCGAGCTTTTCGTCGGGGCGGATGTAGGGGGGAAACGGGGTGTGACGATGGCTATCCAGCTGCGTTGAGTCGATGGGGACATTCAGCCGGATCGTTCGCTGGCCATCATCCGTTACAGAAAGGACTTCCGCCTGGACATTGGTTTCTGTCAGAGAGATTGAGCGGCCGGTTTTGAATATTTTGCCGGGCCTGACCAGAGCCTCTACGGTGTACGGATCTATCACACGGGTGATGAAAATCTCTCGTTTGCCAAACAGGAGGCGCGCTTTTTCCACCCGGGAGTTATTCAGGGTAAGGACGGACCCGCCGGGAAGATAATCCGGAAGCCGGTGAAAAACATCGTCTGTGATGGATTGGTCGCTGCGGTTGTATACCAGCAGCCGGGCATGGTCTCTTGGTTCAGCAGGCTCCTGGGCAATCAGGGACTCCGGAAGGTCGTAATCAAAATCGGACAGGTGGTAGGTTTGTTTGCTCATTTGAGAATTGATTCGGTATGTAAAACCCGGGATACGGTCGCCCGAAAGATAGAAAATTGTACTATTTTACGTTGCCAAAGTGCACAGGAGCCGGA
Proteins encoded in this region:
- the queA gene encoding tRNA preQ1(34) S-adenosylmethionine ribosyltransferase-isomerase QueA, with translation MSKQTYHLSDFDYDLPESLIAQEPAEPRDHARLLVYNRSDQSITDDVFHRLPDYLPGGSVLTLNNSRVEKARLLFGKREIFITRVIDPYTVEALVRPGKIFKTGRSISLTETNVQAEVLSVTDDGQRTIRLNVPIDSTQLDSHRHTPFPPYIRPDEKLAERYQTIFARDDGSKAAPTAGLHFTDRVFDALSGKSIDIAEITLHVGLGTFAPVKTNRLDEHIMHSEWYRISGDAAGRLRSAERIIAVGTTSARVLESVASESAGKAPLQGTGSHQRFRNFAATEGETDIFITPGYRFQAVDALITNFHLPKSTLLMMISAFVGVDEMHRIYSHAIRQKYRFYSFGDAMLLL